In Palaemon carinicauda isolate YSFRI2023 chromosome 21, ASM3689809v2, whole genome shotgun sequence, the following proteins share a genomic window:
- the LOC137614933 gene encoding uncharacterized protein: MLAAPPGFLAALANKLHLATQAAKYAATTSINVVTEETDEYPAEPGDVGVNAIFGGKSMYTDSSNDASRVKGNDKRNTIQRARSSHMVLLPPSLGERGTEVCPTMRPSKKLGKRFLVDTVATVSTITPLKDDHGFPSDDRTALVATNSSPITCYWMRTLEISIMGRNYSWPFLIADVKWAFLGADFLAHHELLVDVHHKRLVHQGTYLSHHLSSGQSLPTVSSVPPHKYGGPLQVLRLLLLDIPQKESWGNFPASNRQHFVGPSLLRCLRRRHPRVLQDSRRTPGAHEDGSEVVRFDKCSFGAEKVEFLWHELLKRGVCPVMAKVGSIKNFLMPTSIKSLQKFTGTVNYYQRFLPNVADVMTHLLNVLKGKPKKLQMSPPQQETFSQTMIALCKATTLAYYDPWVPLMLIMDASNIACCAVLEQVIKDVPQPLAFFSKTLKPPETGYSTFYPSDPRFHEVWGCVAHRQQGHLAVISQFDCTISYIPGRKNPMADARSKISINSIHIGVDYEDIAQEQTAD, encoded by the exons GCCAACAAACTCCATCTGGCAACCCAGGCTGCCAAATATGCTGCCACCACCTCCATCAACGTCGTCACGGAGGAAACAGATGAGTACCCTGCAGAGCCAGGTGATGTAGGGGTCAATGCAATCTTCGGTGGAAAATCCATGTACACTGACAGCAGCAACGATGCCAGCAGGGTCAAGGGCAACGACAAGAGGAACACTATCCAAAGAGCCCGTTCTTCCCATATGGTGCTACTTCCACCAAGTCTGGGGGAAAGAGGCACAGAAGTGTGTCCAACCATGCGCCCCTCCAAAAAACTAG GAAAAAGGTTTCTGGTGGATACCGTTGCTACAGTGTCAACAATCACACCCTTAAAGGATGACCACGgattcccatcagacgacaggactGCTTTGGTTGCCACGAACAGCAGCCCCATCACCTGTTACTGGATGAGGACGCTGGAGATATCCATCATGGGCAGGAACTATAGCTGGCCTTTCCTGATTGCAGACGTCAAGTGGGCATTCTTGGGTGCCGACTTCCTTGCTCACCACGAACTGCTGGTAGACGTGCATCACAAACGACTAGTGCACCAGGGGACCTAcctgtcacaccatctctccagTGGGCAAAGCCTCCCCACGGTGTCATCAGTCCCGCCCCACAAATACGGCGGCCCTCTGCAG GTCCTACGTCTTCTCTTACTCGACATTCCACAAAAGGAAAGCTGGGGCAACTTTCCAGCATCTAATAGACAGCATTTTGTAGGACCTTCCCTTCTGCGCtgtctacgtcgacgacatcctcgtGTTCTCCAAGACTCGAGAAGAACACCTGGGGCACATGAAGATGGTTCTGAAGTGGTACGCTTTGACAAATGCTCTTTCGGAGCTGAAAAGGTGGAGTTCCTGTGGCACGAACTATTAAAAAGGGGCGTGTGCCCCGTAATGGCAAAGGTGGGTTCCATAAAAAATTTCCTGATGCCAACCTCCATAAAGTCCCTCCAGAAATTCACCGGCACGGTGAACTACTACCAGAGGTTCCTACCCAACGTTGCCGATGTAATGACCCACCTTCTCAACGTACTAAAGGGGAAACCGAAGAAGTTACAGATGAGTCCCCCTCAACAAGAAACCTTCTCGCAAACAATGATTGCCCTCTGCAAGGCCACAACCCTAGCCTACTATGACCCCTGGGTCCCCCTGATGTTAATTATGGATGCCAGTAACATTGCGTGCTGTGCCGTCCTGGAGCAGGTGATCAAAGACGTGCCCCAACCACTCGCCTTCTTCAGCAAGACATTAAAACCACCCGAGACAGGCTACAGCACTTTCTACC CCTCTGATCCACGCTTTCACGAAGTTTGGGGATGCGTAGCCCACCGACAGCAAGGCCATTTGGCGGTCATCTCTCAGTTCGACTGTACTATCAGCTACATCCCAGGGAGAAAGAATCCAATGGCCGACGCTCGGTCAAAGATCAGTATCAACTCCATCCACATTGGGGTGGACTACGAGGACATCGCCCAGGAACAAACGGCCGACTAG